AGTGTCTTTGTTCTCAAAAGGTGAATAACTGGCTTAAGATAGGAGACACTAACATACTCCTCTCCCGAAAGCACATCTGTAAACTCCTGAAGTGGATGCAGAGCTTTGTGGATGGATTCTAACACCTCTATGTCTTGCCATGTCAGCGTTAGATGCCTTGTTTTCTTGTCTGCAGACAACACATGATTCAAAGCTTTACACTGCTCCAGAACCCTTGCAATCATTTTTTCCTTGGTTCCCCATCTTGTGGGGCACTCTGTAATCAATGAATGCTCAGGCAGATTCAGCTCTTTTTGGGCTGCTGTCAATGCCATTCTCTTCTTCCAGCTGTAGGAGAATTGACTGACCAGCCTCTTGCAAATGCCTACTGCTCGCTGCACCCTGTCATCTTTCAGTGCGTTTTCTGAAAAATACCATTAAAAGTTTAGCATGCAAGTTAATATCTAAGatgtaaattaatttaaaatttacaacattttttattatttaagttcattttaatttatatacactaataatcattaataataattaacactcattaattattaatatttgttcaTTTGTTTGAAAGTAAACATATGTAAGTTTATGCAGTAAATTATATTATTAACAAAGCTCAACCAATGCTgtaaatgatttatttttgttattaaaatataattatgtattgaatataaataattctcgattataaaatgtattatatgaACACTTACCGATTGCAAGATGGAGTCTATGACCGAAGCACTGCAGCCTGGTCCATCCATTTATTTCCACTGCCCTTATTATGTTGGCCGCATTGTCTGTGGTGATGCACACCTGGCCATCTTCATTCAGACACCAGCTAGCTAGTGCATCTTTCAAAGCAGAAGCGATGTTTTCTCCGGTATGCTCAGTGGGAAAGTATGACGCTTGTAAACAACGACTCTTTAATTCAAAATCCTCAGATATGAAATGAACTGTGAGACTTTGATATGGTTCGGTCGTCCTGCTCGACCACATGTCAGTTGTCGTCGCGTAATATTGGACATCTTTTAGCTCAGCTTCAACCTTCTGTCTGCACGTATTGTACAGGTTTTGGATGGCTTGAGTAAAGAAAGTACGAGATGGAATGCAATATCTTTTATCGATCGTTAGGATAAGATGCTTGAATCCATCTTTTGTGACAGCGTTAATTGGCACCATATCTTTAGCCAGGTATCTTGTTATGGCATCTGTTATTTCACCATACCTTCGTGAAGATTTGTCATAGGGTGTGCAACTTTCTAACGCTTGAGCAATTGATGTTTGCTTGGATGTCGGTCGTGGTGGTTGTGATGAAGTGCGTTCATCGGATTCGGCTGACTTTTTCGCCATGCATTCATCATAGCATTTTCTGTGATACCTTTGCAGGTGCTGATACAGGTTGGTTGTGTTGCCTCGCGAAGTCGACACAGACGTTCGGCAGGTTTTACAAACTACCTGCCTTTGAAGTGCATCAGAAGGAcgaaatccaaaataattccaaACATATGCGGTGCATTTTCGCTTATGTACCAAGTCGTTTGCAGAACTTTGCTCTTCTGCAGACGCACTTTGTTGCGAagttgaactgctgctcgcGCTCATCTTTTCCAAATGGCGTTTAGTCAGCACGTCAGAGCTACAATGCCCTCTATTGGTTAAACTCTGCATCAAACGTAAAATGCGCATGTCTTAAACTGTCGTAAACTGTCAAAAGCAGCGTATTAGATGCTTGTTATGTGATAGTTCTGAATCGAAATAATCGCAGATCTTGCGATTCAAAAATCGCGCCGTTTTAAATCGCGATTTCGGttcaaaaacgattaatcgtgcaggcctaatttcattgcaataattctttaaacaattattaaaaactttataagacacatcatgacatgtttatgtcatggaaaatagattagaatactaaagctactgataaccaaatatatattctctttatgtatgattattagttattatttctaatgttggcctgttctttaaggatccacatatttacagcaatctttttcatacctttaggatttgaagaattctaagacaacatttgaagctttataactttattgggttgtttcccacaggtttaaattgatgcatgactagccattagttatgtattgacattaaaaagtcaattataagcaatccagttgaggaaggaggttaaaatgtactagattttaaaaactgtttttaaaaataagtggataaaaagtaactgaagttggaaaggtagtatatggaacatcatactagaaatgatttttaagaaattgggtggtttggaattttttttgcgattcaattttgatataaacaaggttcccataaaactgtcaggtttccataaacaggtttgtttatcttggatgctcatatataaacataacttttctccacatagatctgttatttggaataacaagaatattctatacaaaaacaaatccttattttatagaaattggtatgataataatataatattagtgaggcagttatttaaagatgatggtcacctctttaattattgtgaaattcctcaatcactataagattccagtaactgctaaggaatttgcagttgtatttgatgtcatacctagtggacttattcaactctttcaaggttatacatcttatgattgtaactccttacataatgctcagttatgtattaatggagtaaatattctagaaaaaaaatgtaataactttttataagaacactatgtagaaatgaatatttgcctagatgtaaaccatactggaactccttatatagtcaacttgtatggaaagaggtttggagtttattaaatatatactgtcTCACGAATAAGGTTAAAGAAATTATGTCACGACCGGGAACATGAGATCAGGAAGTAGGACGCATGTGCAGAGTTcgagatgaataaataacatttaataataaccaagaaacaaaacactagaatcaaacaacaggcaggtaaataaacacaggaacactaaaacgtagaacacaggaacagacagggaatcagcgacaatcatccggcaagtgaacatacaacaggcaggggtatatatacaaacagactaacgatacacaggtgtgatgaggcaggtaattaattaacaagagtccaggtgacgacaatcggaacagacacaaaacatgacacggattccaccgtgacaaattacttataaattggttcatttaatgtatccagttaaacaaGTAGTCTCCAGATTTTTAAGAGATATGGAGGTTACTTGTATTTGCAATTTGGAAGTAGaatccataaaacatttattttatcaatgtatatttactcaatctttttggattgatgtggaatgcttgatatttaaactcacaaaataataattcggTTATCTGGTaaagatatatttttgtattataaaagtaaatgtgtggagaaagacttgttaatcaacttattgattgtatatggaaaatttcacatccataaacaaaaatgggcaaataataaacccaatagcattttatttagaacggaattaagaaattattttgaaactgttaaaagtcaaaaaaagcaaagcaaatatataacatttttgaaaccttttgttttattgaattattgtagaatatccccatgttattgttaatttattttttattttatttgatccattgttatgttaaatgttaaataagcacattgtaatcctcttgtatgtatgcaatgttcttgttcttgaaatgaataatgaaaaaagctaaatagtactaaagctctacatatttttatatttaactctttccccgccattgacgagatatctcgtcaattaagagaaaacgcttccccgccaatgacgagatccgtctttccgcaataccgctattatccaccagttggcgcccttccgcaactttttaaaaccggaagtattgccctatgccaagctgctgcatgtccgtgtctgt
The nucleotide sequence above comes from Paramisgurnus dabryanus chromosome 12, PD_genome_1.1, whole genome shotgun sequence. Encoded proteins:
- the LOC135738620 gene encoding E3 SUMO-protein ligase ZBED1-like — its product is MAKKSAESDERTSSQPPRPTSKQTSIAQALESCTPYDKSSRRYGEITDAITRYLAKDMVPINAVTKDGFKHLILTIDKRYCIPSRTFFTQAIQNLYNTCRQKVEAELKDVQYYATTTDMWSSRTTEPYQSLTVHFISEDFELKSRCLQASYFPTEHTGENIASALKDALASWCLNEDGQVCITTDNAANIIRAVEINGWTRLQCFGHRLHLAIENALKDDRVQRAVGICKRLVSQFSYSWKKRMALTAAQKELNLPEHSLITECPTRWGTKEKMIARVLEQCKALNHVLSADKKTRHLTLTWQDIEVLESIHKALHPLQEFTDVLSGEEYVSVSYLKPVIHLLRTKTLAEDQDDTNLTRAIKDKVLRYLKEKYDDPSTQELLDVTSFLDPRFKINYISQDNISTIKDRMMTEMEDVARKEKRSRVSESQDLAAAPSVKAKSLGSYFKISPDVSQEEPPNFHHVVETELNSYLTAPVIDGEENPLTWWKQHQINFPRLSRLACRYLCVPATSTPSERLFSAAGNVVTCQRSCLKPERVDMLLFLSKNL